The DNA region CCGGGCAGCAGCCGGATGCGGGCTTGGGCGGGCAGCGCAGTCTGAGCGAAGCCAAACCCGGCCCGCACCGCTTTAGGCTCTACCACCCCCAGCACGTCCCCGGCCCGCAAGGGCTGGCCGATCAGGCCCTTGACGTCGGTGCTGGCGCTGCCCCAGAACACCCCGCTCTCGAGGCCACCGGCCAGGGCCAGATAGCCCCGCACCCCCTCTGGGGTCTGCCGAAAGCTCAGCACATCCCCCTTGCGCAGGGCAAAGCTCCGGGCCGGCTCCACCGGCTCACGGTTGACCAGCGGCACCAGACCATAGCCGGCGAAGGCCGCCACCACCGGCGAGAGCACGCGCAGGACGGGGCCTTTGAGGGTGATCTCCAGCAAGGGTGCATCGGCGGGGTTGCCCAGCAGCGCGTTGGCGATGCGGGCCGAGTGCCCATCCAGCGCTCCCGCCATGGCCAGCCCCAAGCGCCCCCCCATACGCCGTCCCTGATCCACCACCAGGTCCAGCAGTCCCGGTTCCTCCACCTGCAAGACCGGATGGCGTGGCGCTGTGGGCAACAGGGAGATCGCCTGTGGCAGGGCCGGGGTAGGGCCCTCGGCGCTCACCAGGCGCACCCGGTCGCCCGCGCGCAGGTAGAAGGGCTCCTCGCGGTGGGGATCGTACATCGGTACCAAAGCCGTGCCGATGAGGTGCCATCCGCCTGGCGAGGCTAGCGGATAGATGCCGGTCTGGTTGCCGGCCACCGCCACCGCATGGGCCGGTACCAGCGGGCGCGGGTTGCGGCGGCGGGGCAGCCACAGACGCTCGTCCAAAGGTCCCAGGAAGGGAAAGCCCGGCGTGAAGCCGGTGGCGAAGACGCGGTACTCGGGCTGGCTGTGCAGGCGAACCACCTCGTCCACGGACAAGCCCGTCTGCGCCGCTACCCAGGGCAGGTCTATCCCGTCGTAGCGTACCGGAACCTCCACCCGCCTTCCCTCCGCCGCCGCGGGGGGGTGGTGCAGGTGCTGCTTCAGCCAGCGCTCCACCTGGGCCCTGGAAACCCGCTCGGCATCGAACTCGACATACACGTTGACGTATCCGGGCACGATGTCGCTGATCCCCGGCAGCAGGTCGGAGAGCAAGGCCTGTACCAAAGCCAGCAGCCGGGCATTGGCCGAGGGGTCGAGCCGCTCGGAGAAGCGCAGGTAGAGGCCGGTGAGGGTCATGCGTCAGTAGGTCCCGATGGCCACACCCTCGGCCAGCAGGGCCTCCCGCACGGCCTTGGCGATCTCCACCGCCTGGGGGTTGTCGCCGTGGATGCATAGGGTTTGTGCGCGTACCGGCACCAGGCCCCCCTCCACCGCCTCCACCTGGCCTTCGACCACCATCTGCACGGCCCGTCGTGCGGCCAGGGCGGGGTCGTGAATCCAGGCCCCGGCGCTGCCCCGCGGAGCCAAGCGCCCGTCGCGGCTGTACCCGCGCTCGGGGAAGGCCTCGGCCACGGTGGAGAGCCCCAGCTCTTGTGCCTCGGACTCCAGCGGCGTACCGGGCAGCACCACCAGCGGAACCCTGGGGTCGAAGTCCTTGACCGCCTGGGCGATGGCCCTGGCCGTCTGGGGGTCTTTGGTGGCCCGGTTGTACAGCGCGCCGTGGGGCTTGACGTGGTGCAGGGGGATGCCCATCACCTTCAAAAAGGCGCTCAAGGCCCCCACCTGGTAGAGCACGTCGGCATAGACCTCCTCGGGCGTGGCCGCCAGCTCGCGCCGCCCAAAGCCCACCAGGTCGGGGAAGCCGGGGTGGGCTCCCACCGCCAGGCCGGTTTTTTGGGCCAGGGCCAGGGTGTGTTTGATGGTCAGGGGGTCGCCGGCGTGAAAGCCGCAGGCCAGGTTGACCGAGCTGATCAGGGGAAACAGCGCCTCGTCCCGGCCTAACTTCCAGGGGCCGAAGGATTCGCCGGCGTCGGCATTCAGGTCTATACGCATAGAGGCTCTCGAGGGCTTGGGTGACCCACAGGCCAGCCGCAGGATGGGTAAAGGCGGCGCCGAAGGGGCAATAAAGAGTATATCCCGGCCCGAGCGTCCCCAGCTGCCTCAGGAGGGTTTGGAAGAGGTAGGGGGCTTCCAGGACAGCCCTCGGAGCGGCCCATCTTGGGCACGCTCAGGAGGTCGGCGGCCCCGCGGGTGTTGGGCCCGGGGGGTGGTGCTGCCGATCCTTCAGGGCCTCAAGGTACGCTTTCGCGTGGTCGGGGCCTCCCCGGTTATAGCGCCTCACGATCTCCTGTATCCCGCGAGGGGTGTTCGGCGCGGTCTTGACCCTCCGCCATAGCTCGTTCAGGGTCAAGGGAATCGTCCCCTCCCCAAGGCCGCATGCCCACAGGCCCCGTTTTGACAAAACCGAAGGGGGCTTGGGGTGGGGTCCTCCGGGCGGCCTCTTTCAGGCGGTCCTGGGGGATGTGTAGGCGCAAGTTTTGGGTTAGCGGATCTTGCGCCGGGGCAAAGCCAAAGCTCTTCCACCTAGGAACCTTTGCGGAAGGGGAAGGCCCGGCCAGCGTAGCATCCACCAGGCCATAGGTGGACGTTCCCTGACCTCCGGTGCCCTGGCTGCCTCTGGGGGGATGGTCTCGGGGAAAGCCTGGGGCGCGGGCGGGGCAGGGCTCTCCAGGAAGGCTACCCTGGCCGCCCACTCCTCGCGGCTGTACAACCCCTGGCGCTCCAGGGCGGCGAGAAGCCTTCCCACGAGGGCCTTTCCCTCGAGGAAGGCCCAGGGGGGTACCTCGGCTCTCTCATGCAGGACGGCGTTACGAAGCTCCACCAAGCGCCAGAGCCTTCCTCGCAGGGCTCCGCGATCAGGGTAGCTCTGGAGGAAAGCCTCCACCGCCCCCGAACGCAGCTTGCCCCCCAGGGTCTCCCCCTTTGGGGCCCCGAGGCGTTCCAGGAGCTCCTCCAGGAGGAGGACCAACCGCACGAAATCCCCCAAGAGGTCGCCGGTGCGCTGCCAAACGGCTTCCATGGTCTACAAAAAGGGGCAGACCCGGGGCGAGGCCCCGTAGCCCACCAGCCTCCCCCCCGAGGCGGCGATGAGTTCCTCCCAGAAGGCCTTAATGGAGGTGGTCAACCGGGCGTTGGCGTTGCGGTCGTCTCCAGCGGTGATCCCGGCAATGCAGACCTCCTGGCCCCTGAGCTTGGGAAGCCCCAGACGCACCTTTGCTCGCTCGAGGAGGTTTTGCCGCACCTCCCTTCGCTCGAGCCGCAGGCGGTAGTCGTAGAGGTTCACCAACTCCGACTGCTCAAACCCGTGGACCAAGACCAGGATGTAACCGGGTCCCCTAACCCGTTCCCCCGCTGCCTCGAGGGCGGCCAGGATCTCGGTGCCTTTGGTGCACTCCGCCGTGGCCTGCTGGCGCAGCTCGTCAAAGGCCCGGAGGACCTCTTGCTTCCAGCCTTTTTTCTCTCGCTCCAGCTTGAACCTAGGGGTATTCAGGGGATCGGGGGTTTCTAGAATCCGGGCGGGAGCGGTATAGCTCCTGCCGGTGATAGGAGCCAGGGTGAGGCGGACCCGCTGGTTGAGGAGCTTCGCCGACAGGTTGGGAAGGATCTCCTGGGCTAGCATCTCCCGGTAACCGTTCTGCACGTACCGGGGGGCGCTGCATCCCAGGGCCACCAGGATCTGGTAGTCCTGCACCCCTCCCAGGAAAGGGAGGTTAAGGGCGAGGCTGAGGAACCAGGCGATCATCGGCATCTTCCCGCGTGAGGGGGTCGGTGGGGGGCTCGAGGTCCAGAGGCGGCAGGGCGGGCCGGTTCAGGGGTGGAACGTAGCCCACGAACTCGGGGGCCGGGTCCCACCGGGGCCAGGCCCGGGCAAAGCCCCGCCAGTAGGCGGCCACGATCTCGCGGTAATAGGCGAGAAGCTGGTCCAGGGTTCGCTCGGTGCTGCGGTGTAGCGCCTGGAGCCGGGCCCAGAGCCGCCTTTCGGCGCGGGCGGTGAGGAAGAGCCGGCGCATGAGGGACTCCCGCTCGTGGGGGCTCTTGTAGCCCAGGAAGAAGGTGAAGGCCACCAGGCCGAGGCCCAGGATCAGGAGGGCGGGTAGGGTCCAGGGGGAAGGAAGGGGGTCGCCCTGGACCTCGGCCATACGCCGGGAAAACTCCGCCCGCAGCACAGCGAAGGTGACCGCGATGAGAACGGGAAAGACAGCCGTGCCCGCCGCCAGGAGGGGGTGGCCTTTGCGGTACTGGTTGCCGGCCTCGTGCCCCAGCCAGAACATGGTTAGGGTGGCGATGAAGGCCACGATGTAAGCCTCCATCTGGGAGAGTTCCAGGGTGTCCATGGCCAGCTTGTTGAAGACCAGCTCGGCGAAAAACACCATTGCCAGGAGCCCATACCGTCCCGCATACCCCCAGACGTGGGCGAAGACCTCGGGGGTGGGCTCGTCCTGGCCTACGATCCGCTCCAAAGCCTTTCGCTGGTGGCGCACCTGGTTGAGGCGCTCCTCCAGGTGGCCGCGCCGGGAGAGGTAGCGGCGCACCACCCCTTCCATCCAGTGCCCGAACCGCTCCTTGAGCTGCCCCGGGTAGGGGTTAGGGGTGAGGTAGGCTAGGCTGGCGTGCTTCTTGGCCAAGGCTTTGCTGTCCCTGTGGCCGATCCAGTAGGCGCGGAGGATACGAAGCCTAGTGAGCATAAGGTTCCTCCTTCTTATCCAAGGGGAAAAGCCGGTCTAGTTCCCCTTCCGCTTCGGCCAAGACCGCTAGCCGGGCGGCCCTAAGCCGGGCCTTGGCCAGAATCCGGGCTACCTTCCTTCGGTGGGCTGCTTCGAGGCGGGCGATCTCCTGCTCTACATACCGGATCCGCAACTCCTCCCGGGCCAAAGCGGGGCGGAGGGCAGCTTCAGGGTAACGGCCCTCCGCCCCCAGGCGCCCAAGGTGCTCCAGCACCTTTCGGTACTCCTGGAGGGCCTGTTCCAAGGGGGCTTTCCTCTGGGCCAGGCGGGCCTCGAGGTCCACCACCTGCCGCCCTACCTTTTCCTTGAGCAAAAGAAAACGCGACCGGGCTTCCTCCGAACCCATACGCCGCCAAAGCATAACCAAGACCAATTCTAGCCAGGGCTGGGCTACACCGTGTGATATGTGCACCTAAAAACAAGCCGTCTCCCTCTGAAACGACCGAGGTCTACGGCCGTGGTCAGGGAGGATGAAGGTGCTCAAGGCGCTGGGGCTCAGGCTGCGGGCCGAACCCGTCGGCGCTTGAGCGGGCGATGCCGCCCAGGTCGCGCACCACGCCGGCGGTTGTCGGGCGCGGCGGAAAAGCCATCACGACAGCCGCTTGCCCCCCTCCTACCCACCGCGGGGGCAAGGTATTCCCATCCACCTACGCCCGCTACCTCCAGCTCGAGCGGGGCCACAGCCCGCGGGGGGTGCGGCGCTACCTCTACGACCTCAAATGCACCCGCGGCCTGATCTTCGTCTCCCTCAACCCCCAAGAACCGGCCCCCGCCTACTTCGCCGCGCAGGTCGAGGCGGGGGTGAGCCTGGAGGCGGTCAAGGACCTGCTGGCCACGCCTCCATCAGCACCACCCAGATCTACCTCCACGCCGCCCGGTGGGCGGCGTGAAGATAGCTTGCACAACCCGGCAAATTCGATAAGATACTCGTCAAACTTGGGGAGGGCCACATGAGGAAACGCTGGATCGGTGCTTTGTTGGGATTCGCGCTTATAGGTGGGGCTTTTGCGCAAAGCAGGTCTGACACGGTCGTAATCGCTCAAGGGGTAGATGTAACCGTTCTGGATCCTAACAACCAACTCGAGACCCCTACGGCCAACGTTCTGTCCAATATCTTCGACCCTCTGTATCTTCGTATGCCCGACGGCAGCGCCAAGCCCTGGCTGGCAACCGGGGTGCGGGCCGTCAACCCCACCACTTGGGAAATGACCATCCGCCCGGGGATCAAGTTCCACAATGGCGAAGAGCTCACCGCCGAGACGGTCAAATGGAACTTCGACCGGGTGATCGACCCGGCTAAGCCGCTGCGTATATCTAACTCTTGGGCGGCTTTATCCAAGGTAGAAGTGGTCAACCCCACTACCTTGCGCTTTACTTTCCGGAACCCTTTTCCGCTGTTCCAGACCCGCCTGACCGGATTTTTTATCCTGCCGCAGAAGTACGTTACCGAAAACGGCAACAAGTACCTGCAGGAGCCCGTCGGCACCGGCCCCTACAAGTTTGTGCGCTGGGTGCGGGATCAACAGTTTGAGCTCGAGGCCAACCCTAATTACTGGAACGGTGCCCCCAAGATCAAGCGGGTCATTTTCCGTCCGATCCCCGAGGCGAGCAGCCGGGTGGCCGAGCTGATCTCGGGCGGGGTGGACATCATCACCAACCTGGTCCCCGAGGCGGTGAGCGCGGTGCGGGCTTCCAATGTCGCCGAGGTGCGCACCGTGCCCAGCATCCGCAACATATTCGTCATCCTCAATACCCAGGCCAAGCCCGGCAGCCCGCTCGCTAACCCCAAGGTGCGCCTGGCCCTCAACTATGCCGTAGACAAACGGGCCATCGTCAAGAACGTGCTGGGAGGCTTCGGCCAACCCACCGGGTGTGCGCTCAACCCTTACATCTTCGGCTACGACCCGCGCGCCTGCCAGCCCTACGAGTACAACCCGGAGCGCGCCAAACAGCTGCTGGCCGAGGCCGGTTATCCAGGCGGATTCAGTATGACCCTGGGCTCCCCCAACGGGCGCTACCTCAACGACCGCCAGGTGGCGGAGGCCATCGTGGGCCAGCTGGCCCAGATCGGGGTAAAGGTGGAGCTGCGGGTGCAGGAATGGAGCACCTATGTCGGGCAGATCTTAGAGCGTAAGATCCCCACCGATGCGGTGCTGCTGGGCTGGGGCAACAACGAGTTCGACGCCGACAACTCGCTCTATAGCCTTTTCTACGGAGGCACGGTGCGGGGTGGCCCCCGCCAGGTGGCCTTCAGCTACGTGCGCTCGGTCCCCCTCGACAACGCTCTGTTGCAGGCCCAGCGCACCATCGACCCCGAACAACGCAAAAAGCTCTACCTGGACGCCCTGAAAGTGCTGCGCGCCGAGGCTCCTTGGCTATTCCTGTATCAGCAGGAAGACCTCTACGGGGTGTCCAAGCGCATAGACTGGAAGCCCAGACCCGATGAGCGGCTGCTGGTTGCGGACATGGCGATCAAGTAGATCGTGGTTTGTGGCAATGAAAGATACCGGCCCATAAGGCGTAAGGCTCTACCACCCCATCATGCTTGCCTACCTTGCCCGCCGCCTGATCCTGGTGCTGGTCGTCGTCTGGGGAGCAGCGACCCTGGCTTTCTTCTTACTCTTCTTCTCGGGAGACCCGGTTAACTTGCTGCTGCCGCTCGATGCAAGCCCCGAGGTGCGCGCGCAGTTCCGTAGGGCTAATGGCTTTGACCGACCCGTGGCGGAGCAGTACCTGCACTATCTGAGCCGGGTTGTCCAGGGCGATTTGGGCGTCTCGTTGCGCAACCAGACCCCGGCGCTGCGGCTGGTCCTCGAGCGCATGCCCGCGAGCATGCTCCTGGCGGCCGCCGCCTTGCTGTTTGCGGTGGTGTTCGGGGTGTTGGCCGGGGTACTGGCGGCCGTACGTAAAGGCACGGCCTCCGAGTTCATCGTGCTGTTCTTGGCGCTTTTGGGGCAATCGATGCCGGTGTTCTGGCTGGGCCTGATGCTCATCCTGGTATTCGGGCTCGAGCTGCGCTGGCTCCCTATATCCGGGTATGGCACCTGGCAACACCTGGTTCTGCCCACCCTCGCGGTTGGAACCTTCTCGATGGCGGCCATCGCCCGGCTCACCCGAGGCGGGGTGCTCCGCGAGCTGCGCAGCGACCACGTGCGCACCGCAAGGGCCAAGGGGCTCTCCGAGCGGGTGGTGATCTACAAGCACGCCCTCCGGAACGCGGCGATCCCGGTGGTCACGGTGGTGGGCTTGCAGCTCGGCAACCTGCTTTCCGGGGCGGTCATCACCGAGACCATCTTCGCCTGGCCGGGGGTGGGGCGGCTGGTGCTTACCGCGGTCACTCAGAAAGACTTCCCCGTAGTGCAAGCGGCGGTAATCGTGTTTGCCGTGCTATTGGCGGTTATCAACTTGGCGGTGGATCTGCTTTACTCGCTGCTGGATCCCCGGGTGAGGTACCACTGATGCGCCGGGTTTTGCGAACCCCCTCCGCCATCGTCGGTCTGCTGCTGATTATGGTCTTCGTGCTGATGGCGGTTACGGCCCCCCTTATCAGCCCCACCGACCCCACCCGTCAGGATCTCACCGCCATCACCCAACCTCCCGGAAGCGAAGGGCACCCTCTAGGTACCGATCGGCTGGGGCGAGATATGCTCTCGAGGATCATCTACGGTACCCGGCTCTCTCTCGTCGTCGCGGTAGCCGGGGTGTTGATCGGCATGGCCATAGGGGTGCCTTTAGGCCTGATGGCCGGATACCTTGGTGGACGGGCGGATGACCTCCTTATGCGGCTGGGCGATATCCAGCTCTCTTTGCCTTTTATCCTGTTGGTGATCGCTATCATCGCTGCCCTAGGGCCCAGCTTGATCAATACCATCCTGACGTTGGGGATTACCAGTTGGGTCCTGTACGCCCGAGTGGTGCGGGGGGAGGTGCTGTCGCTCAAAGAACGCGAGTTTGTACAGGCCGCGCACGCTCTGGGGGCATCGGGTCCGCGTATCATGCTCCTCCACCTTCTGCCCAACGCGGCGGGGCCTCTGATTGTGGTGGCCACGCTCGAGCTAGCCCGCCTTATCGTCACCGAGGCCGCGCTCTCTTTCCTGGGGCTTTCGGGAGTTCCCCCGGAGATCCCCAGCTGGGGGCAGATGCTCGCCGACGGACGAGAGGTGCTGTTCTTCGGCGGCTGGTGGGTGGCGACTTTTCCCGGAATCGCCATCAGCCTGCTGGTGCTGGGGATAAACCTCTTTGGGGACACCCTGGCGGAAGTGCTCGATCCGCGCAGCCGGTAAGGGGAAGGCTCGGCTGCAACTGGAAGCAGCGTGCACCCCTCTCTTCCTGAGGTAGACGGTGGTTGCAGCGATAAGGGCGTAGCAGAACTGGTAGCCTCTTCTCAGGGCCTTGGCCGCCATCTGGTCTCCCTGAAACCCGATGTCCAGGCCGTAAGGCCGAAAGTGCCCTCCCAAGCCCACCTGCGCACCTCGGAGACGGGGGGCAATTCAACATGGGGGGCTCGATCTCCGTGGACTTTCTCCCGTGAGCGAACCCGCGGTAAACTCCCGCCCCAAGAGCCCTCTCCAGGGAGGACGTGGCGGTGAAATCCCGCGTCCTGAGCTCGAGAACCTTGCCCCAGAAACCCCGGGGAAGCGGTGACCGACCAAGGGGCTCAGGATGGCATCGGCCTGACAGGACCGTGCCCGGGGTACACCCGGGTGGCCCCCTTCTCCCGCAGGAGCCTCCAGCTCGCCAGGGCCACAGGATTGTCGAAAGCATGGGCTTCCGGCGGGAGGTCCCCGGTGAAGGCCGACCCATCGTCGAGGAGAAGCGAGACGCAATGATCGGTGTGGCCGGGCGTATGCAGGATCTCTCCGGCAATTCCGATCCGGCCCAGCAACGAACGGCTCTGTTCGCACGAGATGAGGACGTTGCCCCTCTCGGTGATATCCACGTAGTTGTCCCCTGGTTTGGTCCAGGTTTTCATCCTGGGGATGGCGCCCAGTTGAACCTCGAGCACGAGCAGGGGAACACCCTCCCTCTTCAACTCCTCGGCCAGCCCCGTGTGGTCTATGTGGTAGTGGGTGGCGAGGGCGTAGCGAATCTCGTGGAGGGGTATGCCCATCCTCCTGAGGTTCGCCTTCATGGTCCCGAGGGTCCCTGGCCAGCCGATGTCAACCAGCAAGCGAGAAGGGCCTGCGCTTATCACCCAGTAGTTGGTTGAGCGGTAGCCAACGTTCACGATGGTCTGGTCCATGGTCTCGCACAACCCGCGGCCGTTGTAGAGAATGGCCCTACAGTGCTATCTTACCTGCCGCAGCGCCAGGGGTGTCCGTCAAGGATCGAGAAAAAGCCACCGACCATCCAACAAGATTCGCACCCCCTTCTCTGCTGAGGCTGATCCACCGCGTTTGGCGTACGATGGACGGCGCACAGCGCCCCAACAATCAACCCGCCAGACCCCTCTCCGATCCCACGGCTCGAGACCCGCGGACTTGCCCATCAACCCCGAGCTTGTCAGACTGGTACAACCGGTATGACCCATAGCCCCCAGATCCAGGAGATCCTGGCCCAAAGCCCCCTCTTCCAGGGCCTCGAGCCCGCCGCCCTCGAGGCCCTAGCTGCCGTGGCCAGCCTGCGGCGGTTGTCCAAGGGCCAGAGCCTGTTCCTCGAGGGCGACCCCGCCCGCACCCTGTTCATCGTGGCCCGGGGGATGATCAAGGTCTACAAGATGGACCCCCAGGGACGGCGCCAGATGGTGCTGCACCTCGACGGCCCCTACCAAGCGGTGGCCGCGGTGGCGATCTTCCTGGAGCAGCCCCGCTACCCGGCCTCGGCCGAAGCCCTGGAGGACAGCCTGCTGCTGGCCCTGCCCACCGAGGCCTTCCACCGGCTGCTCGAGACCCACCCCGCCCTCTCCCGCGCCCTCATCCGCTTCCTGGCCCGCCGCCAGGGGCAGCTCGTGCACCTGCTCGACCGGTTGGTCTTCCACGAGGTCGCAGCCCGCCTGGCCGAGTACCTGCTGGGACGGCTGGAGGCCGAGGGGCAGGGCTTTGGCCTGCCCACCAACCCCGAACTCGCCGCGCTGCTGGGCACGGTGCCCGAGGCCGTCAGCCGCAAACTGGGCGAGCTGTTCCGCCAGGGGCTCATCCGGCTCGCCGAGCGCCGGGTCTGGGTCGATGACCCCGCCGCCCTGCGCGAGTTGGCCGAAGGGTAAGCTTCCAGGCCTTGACCCAGGTCATGGCCCGCACCCCGGCGGCGGGAGTGCAATGAGGCCATGACCGCGACCCCCGACCTCCA from Meiothermus sp. Pnk-1 includes:
- a CDS encoding ABC transporter permease, whose translation is MRRVLRTPSAIVGLLLIMVFVLMAVTAPLISPTDPTRQDLTAITQPPGSEGHPLGTDRLGRDMLSRIIYGTRLSLVVAVAGVLIGMAIGVPLGLMAGYLGGRADDLLMRLGDIQLSLPFILLVIAIIAALGPSLINTILTLGITSWVLYARVVRGEVLSLKEREFVQAAHALGASGPRIMLLHLLPNAAGPLIVVATLELARLIVTEAALSFLGLSGVPPEIPSWGQMLADGREVLFFGGWWVATFPGIAISLLVLGINLFGDTLAEVLDPRSR
- a CDS encoding ABC transporter substrate-binding protein; its protein translation is MPDGSAKPWLATGVRAVNPTTWEMTIRPGIKFHNGEELTAETVKWNFDRVIDPAKPLRISNSWAALSKVEVVNPTTLRFTFRNPFPLFQTRLTGFFILPQKYVTENGNKYLQEPVGTGPYKFVRWVRDQQFELEANPNYWNGAPKIKRVIFRPIPEASSRVAELISGGVDIITNLVPEAVSAVRASNVAEVRTVPSIRNIFVILNTQAKPGSPLANPKVRLALNYAVDKRAIVKNVLGGFGQPTGCALNPYIFGYDPRACQPYEYNPERAKQLLAEAGYPGGFSMTLGSPNGRYLNDRQVAEAIVGQLAQIGVKVELRVQEWSTYVGQILERKIPTDAVLLGWGNNEFDADNSLYSLFYGGTVRGGPRQVAFSYVRSVPLDNALLQAQRTIDPEQRKKLYLDALKVLRAEAPWLFLYQQEDLYGVSKRIDWKPRPDERLLVADMAIK
- a CDS encoding Crp/Fnr family transcriptional regulator, coding for MTHSPQIQEILAQSPLFQGLEPAALEALAAVASLRRLSKGQSLFLEGDPARTLFIVARGMIKVYKMDPQGRRQMVLHLDGPYQAVAAVAIFLEQPRYPASAEALEDSLLLALPTEAFHRLLETHPALSRALIRFLARRQGQLVHLLDRLVFHEVAARLAEYLLGRLEAEGQGFGLPTNPELAALLGTVPEAVSRKLGELFRQGLIRLAERRVWVDDPAALRELAEG
- a CDS encoding ABC transporter permease; amino-acid sequence: MLAYLARRLILVLVVVWGAATLAFFLLFFSGDPVNLLLPLDASPEVRAQFRRANGFDRPVAEQYLHYLSRVVQGDLGVSLRNQTPALRLVLERMPASMLLAAAALLFAVVFGVLAGVLAAVRKGTASEFIVLFLALLGQSMPVFWLGLMLILVFGLELRWLPISGYGTWQHLVLPTLAVGTFSMAAIARLTRGGVLRELRSDHVRTARAKGLSERVVIYKHALRNAAIPVVTVVGLQLGNLLSGAVITETIFAWPGVGRLVLTAVTQKDFPVVQAAVIVFAVLLAVINLAVDLLYSLLDPRVRYH
- a CDS encoding LamB/YcsF family protein, with amino-acid sequence MRIDLNADAGESFGPWKLGRDEALFPLISSVNLACGFHAGDPLTIKHTLALAQKTGLAVGAHPGFPDLVGFGRRELAATPEEVYADVLYQVGALSAFLKVMGIPLHHVKPHGALYNRATKDPQTARAIAQAVKDFDPRVPLVVLPGTPLESEAQELGLSTVAEAFPERGYSRDGRLAPRGSAGAWIHDPALAARRAVQMVVEGQVEAVEGGLVPVRAQTLCIHGDNPQAVEIAKAVREALLAEGVAIGTY
- the pxpB gene encoding 5-oxoprolinase subunit PxpB — protein: MTLTGLYLRFSERLDPSANARLLALVQALLSDLLPGISDIVPGYVNVYVEFDAERVSRAQVERWLKQHLHHPPAAAEGRRVEVPVRYDGIDLPWVAAQTGLSVDEVVRLHSQPEYRVFATGFTPGFPFLGPLDERLWLPRRRNPRPLVPAHAVAVAGNQTGIYPLASPGGWHLIGTALVPMYDPHREEPFYLRAGDRVRLVSAEGPTPALPQAISLLPTAPRHPVLQVEEPGLLDLVVDQGRRMGGRLGLAMAGALDGHSARIANALLGNPADAPLLEITLKGPVLRVLSPVVAAFAGYGLVPLVNREPVEPARSFALRKGDVLSFRQTPEGVRGYLALAGGLESGVFWGSASTDVKGLIGQPLRAGDVLGVVEPKAVRAGFGFAQTALPAQARIRLLPGPQYSPEALRVLCSAPFTLESGDRMGLRLAGPEVPGGELISEATPLGALQITPQGQPIVLLNDRGRLGGYAKPALVHPADLPQLAQLRPGQRVWFVEGLEPQHRAELSASQVGV
- a CDS encoding MBL fold metallo-hydrolase, with the protein product MDQTIVNVGYRSTNYWVISAGPSRLLVDIGWPGTLGTMKANLRRMGIPLHEIRYALATHYHIDHTGLAEELKREGVPLLVLEVQLGAIPRMKTWTKPGDNYVDITERGNVLISCEQSRSLLGRIGIAGEILHTPGHTDHCVSLLLDDGSAFTGDLPPEAHAFDNPVALASWRLLREKGATRVYPGHGPVRPMPS